One genomic segment of Microbacterium sp. ProA8 includes these proteins:
- a CDS encoding nicotinate phosphoribosyltransferase: protein MTHGHASREGASTALLTDRYELTMVDAALRDGTAGRRCVFELFGRRLSAGRRFGVVAGTGRLLSLIRDFRFADAELRFLRDEKVVDAATLDFLEGYRFTGSITGYREGELYFPGSPILTIEGTFAEAVVLETLALSVLNHDSAIATAAARMSVAAGDRPLAEMGSRRAAEGSAVAAARAAYIAGFAATSNLEAGRCWGIPTMGTAAHSWTLLHDTEEGAFRAQIEALGVGTTLLVDTYDIRRGVETAVRIAGTGLGGVRIDSGDLPTVAAEVRAQLDELGATGTRITVTSDLDEYAIAALAASPVDSYGVGTSVVTGSGTPTAGMVYKLVARQGDDGGWVGVAKASTDKGSKGGRKAAFRTLDDGTATSELIVVSDGFEALDTGAAHPGARPLQVPLVTDGAPDTVFEGNAGVEAARAHHARVREELPVRALALSRSDPAIPTVYADAE, encoded by the coding sequence ATGACCCACGGGCACGCTTCGCGAGAGGGCGCCTCCACCGCCCTGCTGACCGACCGCTACGAGCTCACCATGGTCGACGCGGCCCTGCGCGACGGCACGGCCGGCCGCCGCTGCGTGTTCGAGCTCTTCGGCCGGCGACTGTCGGCAGGCAGGCGCTTCGGCGTGGTCGCCGGCACCGGCCGGCTGCTGTCGCTGATCCGCGACTTCCGCTTCGCCGACGCAGAGCTGCGGTTCCTCCGTGACGAGAAGGTGGTGGATGCCGCCACCCTCGACTTCCTCGAGGGCTACCGCTTCACCGGCTCGATCACCGGCTACCGCGAGGGCGAGCTGTACTTCCCCGGCTCCCCCATCCTGACGATCGAGGGCACGTTCGCCGAGGCCGTCGTGCTCGAGACGCTCGCGCTGAGCGTGCTCAACCACGACTCCGCCATCGCGACCGCGGCCGCGCGCATGAGCGTGGCCGCCGGCGACCGGCCCCTTGCCGAGATGGGCTCCCGCCGCGCCGCGGAGGGGTCGGCGGTGGCCGCCGCACGCGCCGCCTACATCGCCGGTTTCGCCGCCACCTCGAACCTCGAAGCCGGCCGGTGCTGGGGGATCCCCACGATGGGCACCGCGGCGCACTCGTGGACGCTGCTGCACGACACCGAAGAGGGCGCCTTCCGCGCCCAGATCGAGGCGCTGGGCGTGGGTACCACGCTGCTCGTCGACACATACGACATCCGCCGGGGCGTCGAGACGGCCGTGCGCATCGCCGGCACGGGGCTCGGGGGCGTGCGCATCGATTCCGGCGACCTGCCCACGGTCGCGGCCGAGGTGCGCGCGCAGCTCGACGAGCTCGGAGCGACCGGCACCCGCATCACTGTGACGAGCGACCTCGACGAGTACGCGATCGCGGCCCTCGCGGCATCCCCGGTCGACTCGTACGGCGTGGGCACCTCCGTGGTGACGGGATCGGGCACCCCGACCGCCGGCATGGTCTACAAGCTGGTCGCCCGGCAGGGCGACGACGGCGGGTGGGTCGGCGTGGCGAAGGCGTCGACCGACAAGGGATCGAAGGGCGGGCGCAAGGCGGCGTTCCGCACCCTGGACGACGGCACGGCCACGAGCGAGCTCATCGTCGTGTCCGACGGCTTCGAAGCCCTCGACACCGGGGCGGCGCACCCGGGAGCGCGCCCGCTGCAGGTGCCGCTCGTGACCGACGGCGCACCGGATACCGTGTTCGAGGGCAACGCGGGCGTGGAAGCCGCCCGGGCGCACCACGCGCGCGTGCGCGAGGAGCTTCCCGTGCGCGCGCTGGCCCTCAGCCGCTCCGACCCGGCGATCCCGACGGTCTACGCCGACGCGGAGTGA
- a CDS encoding DUF3039 domain-containing protein, translated as MSTPLDSPDQGGIATLDRELEELLKEENIEPGDHERFSHYVKKDKILESAITGKPVRALCGKKWTPGRDPEKFPVCPTCKEIYESLGA; from the coding sequence GCCCTGATCAGGGCGGTATCGCGACCCTCGATCGCGAGCTCGAAGAGCTCCTCAAAGAAGAGAACATCGAGCCGGGTGACCACGAGCGCTTCTCGCATTATGTGAAGAAGGACAAGATCCTCGAGTCCGCGATCACCGGCAAGCCGGTGCGTGCGCTGTGTGGCAAGAAGTGGACGCCCGGCCGCGATCCCGAGAAGTTCCCGGTCTGCCCGACCTGCAAAGAGATCTACGAGTCCCTCGGCGCCTGA